A genomic window from Purpureocillium takamizusanense chromosome 2, complete sequence includes:
- a CDS encoding uncharacterized protein (EggNog:ENOG502GNG3~COG:S), with amino-acid sequence MPRQLAVLGSQAAYPTLGRPCSGFLLIWDELTIVLDLGYGTLQPLLARGVQPHAIDAVVVTHEHPDHWLDLHALLRLLYYGPSPQVPSTSKAAGNSGQEEHRADKKRKLSLYCTSGVIEQLAHLEPDLPLDAIAEVHILTHRCTYTIGTSLQLTGLLLPHWVPNIGVRLALLPDDGDAPPGQAHQQDDTSGGTGNSSTSDSRAILAYTGDTGPSPLLAELGRDARVFIVDATDRPGEADRPPTERFLMTASEAGRCAAEARAGMLLLTHFWPGNDSAAAVLRARTGFGGEVLAAEPGMVFDMPGSAGP; translated from the coding sequence ATGCctcgccagctcgccgtcctcggcagccAGGCCGCCTACCCAACTCTCGGCAGGCCCTGCTCCGGCTTCCTCTTGATCTGGGATGAGCTCACCATCGTGCTCGACCTCGGCTACGGAACTCTTCAGCCGCTTCTCGCGCGGGGCGTCCAACCGCACGCCATCGACGCAGTTGTTGTGACGCACGAGCATCCGGACCACTGGCTCGACCTAcacgccctgctgcggctgctctACTACGGGCCATCGCCACAGGTACCGTCTACGTCGAAGGCGGCAGGGAACTCGGGACAGGAAGAGCACCGAGCCGACAAGAAGAGGAAGCTCAGTCTGTACTGCACAAGCGGCGTGATCGAACAGCTCGCCCATCTAGAGCCAGACCTGCCACTGGATGCCATCGCAGAGGTGCACATCCTCACCCATCGCTGTACCTATACCATCGGCACCTCTTTGCAGCTGACGGGCCTCCTCTTGCCTCACTGGGTCCCCAACATTGGCGTCCGTCTAGCTCTGctccccgacgacggcgacgcgccgccagggcaAGCCCATCAGCAGGATgacaccagcggcggcacaggcaacagcagcacctcgGACTCGCGCGCTATTCTTGCCTACACCGGCGACACGGGGCCCTCGCCCTTGCTCGCGGAACTTGGCCGAGACGCGCGCGTCTTCATCGTGGACGCCACGGACCGgcccggcgaggcggacagACCTCCCACGGAGCGGTTCCTGATGACGGCGTCCGAGGCGggtcgctgcgccgccgaggcgagggccgggATGTTGCTCCTGACGCACTTCTGGCCGGGGAACGACTCGGCTGCGGCGGTTCTCAGGGCGCGGACGGGGTTTGGGGGCGAGGTGTTGGCCGCGGAGCCGGGGATGGTATTCGACATGCCAGGCTCGGCAGGGCCTTGA
- a CDS encoding uncharacterized protein (COG:I~EggNog:ENOG503NVH3), producing the protein MIYGKADEVQVPNLDLLTFLFDYESSRAKASTPLFAEAHDPSAVITTTRARHLATAFAHFLRHNYGIGASGPARDVVVTVSSGQSALPCLFYGVIAAEGIYSAASAAGTPKDLARQIADGPGQLLVCSADVKPQALEAARLAGLSERNVLVLTSHPRVSLESADGRVRCDFENHLPWKRITDPRELADRTICILYSSGTTGLPKGVLVSHANVVSESYLTGHLNRPVTETWTDYTPRTMAHLPTAHIAGVQGYFINPVFEGSLVFWMPGFKLDDFVRYVEELHITMLFTVPPIYAAIAKHPAVKKQFSRVRMAIGGAAPLSKEIQVAASEKIHPDATVTQVWGLSETTGAITHTKPGRKDTVGSLSPLMPNITLRLVDDDGKDVAPGQPGEALVKGPMITKGYHNNPEANKNSFTDDGWFRTGDIIRMEGDLLYIVDRKKELIKYKGLQVAPAELEGVLLAHPAVADAAVIGVPYDDTEAPRAYVVLAPPARGKLSEADIAAYVKSQVSSYKQLRGGVKLVDAVPRSAAGKILRKELREVVRREMQDSKL; encoded by the exons ATGATATACGGGAAAGCCGATGAGGTCCAGGTTCCGAACCTGGATCTTTTGACCTTTTTGTTCG ATTACGAGTCGTCCCGGGCcaaggcgtcgacgccgctctTCGCCGAGGCGCACGACCCCagcgccgtcatcaccacgACACGAGCTCGTCACCTCGCGACTGCGTTTGCGCACTTCCTGCGGCACAACTATGGCATCGGCGCGTCCGGGCCGGCGcgcgatgtcgtcgtcaccgtctcgAGCGGACAGTCGGCCCTCCCCTGCCTCTTCTatggcgtcatcgccgccgagggcatctactcggccgcgtccgccgccggcacgccCAAGGATCTCGCGCGACAGATCGCCGACGGGCCGGGACAGCTGCTCGTCTgcagcgccgacgtcaagccgcaggccctcgaggcggcgaggctcgcGGGCCTGTCGGAGCGCAACGTCCTCGTCCTGACGTCGCACCCGCGCGTCTCCCTCGagagcgccgacggccgcgtgcGCTGTGACTTCGAGAACCATCTGCCGTGGAAGCGCATCACGGACCCGCGCGAGCTCGCGGACCGCACCATCTGCATCCTGTACTCGTCCGGGACGACGGGCCTGCCCAAGGGCGTGCTCGTGTCGCACGCCAACGTCGTGTCCGAGTCGTATCTCACGGGACACCTGAACCGCCCCGTCACCGAAACGTGGACCGACTACACGCCGCGCACCATGGCGCACCTGCCGACGGCGCACATTGCCGGCGTGCAGGGCTACTTCATCAACCCCGTCTTCGAGGGCTCGCTCGTCTTCTGGATGCCCGGCTTCAAGCTCGACGACTTTGTGCGctacgtcgaggagctgcacATCACCATGTTATTTACCGTGCCGCCCATCTACGCCGCGATTGCGAAGCACCCGGCCGTCAAGAAGCAGTTCTCGCGCGTGCGCATGGCCATTGGCGGTGCGGCCCCGCTGAGCAAGGAGATTcaggtggcggcgagcgagaaGATACACCCCGACGCCACGGTGACGCAGGTATGGGGGTTGAGCGAGACGACGGGAGCCATTACACATACGAAGCCGGGTCGCAAGGACACGGTGGGCAGCTTGAGTCCGCTGATGCCCAACATTACTCTGCG actcgtcgacgacgacggcaaggacgtgGCTCCAGGGCAaccaggcgaggcgctggtcAAGGGGCCCATGATCACAAAGGGCTACCACAACAACCCCGAGGCCAACAAGAACTCTTTtaccgacgacggctggtTCCGCACCGGCGACATCATTCGCATGGAGGGCGACCTGCTATACATAGTTGACCGCAAAAAG GAACTCATCAAGTACAAGGGCCTGCAGGTCGCGCCCGCtgagctcgagggcgtgtTGCTGGCACacccggccgtcgccgacgcggccgtcatTGGCGTCCCCTATGACGATacggaggcgccgcgcgcgtaCGTAgtgctcgcgccgccggcccgagGCAAATTGTCCGAGGCAGACATCGCGGCGTACGTCAAGAGCCAGGTCTCGAGCTACAagcagctgcgcggcggcgtcaagctcGTGGACGCGGTGCCGAGAAGCGCAGCCGGCAAGATTCTGCGCAAGGAGCTGCGCGAAGTGGTACGTCGGGAAATGCAGGATTCCAAGCTATGA
- a CDS encoding uncharacterized protein (COG:S~EggNog:ENOG503NWBW): MAGDSKQAAPGMERQFADVLESAAKIYRDNTGEALSLKSFTTPPMKTVKDLERQLIRQNEDFAAFRAKRQRIFSILGAALKPVEVIGEVVAGASSEVFAPAQSIYSAVLYLMNAAHNVSATYDAIVELFEQLKDFTPRLEVYVKHHMSPGLYQKLASILATLFEVLILASKEIRGGRVRAYFKRLISIKSPVQPALQKLKDLTVGEQQHVVAETYGGVSQLNTKADLIDSTVAQVSQNVQSMRLEQREWRNVAAGEKLRRILAPSPFPEDFYNAFKKSSVPGTGDWITQDERVAAWFSGETPYLWISGNPGTGKSYLTSRIVTWKKENLDEHASVGYFFFRSSTPETRSVVQALRDVAYQLSESDGFYAKDLIRRLHSRDDVKTVSSAFRQLFPAGTGQETGRRRYIFFDGIDEAEEADIEELLSVLAPSEDSQQPSSTPQFQFALVGRSHLSDKVTVALDPPVPGQTLTMVQVSPDRSARDVSAYIYDSILHSRVLSRTSADFKKTVAEAVERQADGLFIVAKFMLEDVNRKRHQSSILESLRSYPKELDGVLQKTLDNLVKAISKEEARDLNEMLRWVTCAEEVLTLEQLEAGLIMAFGDPPLFLEESIRRQYACFFELEREDGLTTDDLIKDYDRARRDPSRDLSPARRISPGRSLSIGENGGIERRLSPAGRGSPSRRSSPASGRFSPRQASPAHGSDILDSASDVEFRSNKYLTRVTFFHTSVREFFRSGRFSKSMRETGAAIGFDINEARIHILRACLRVFIDREWFERLDLGQGMAAMKQYAAWYWQEHVAAIDPADVSSQHKRELGPQLYRMLTDENVVFDWSIVYEKNDEGLEVLTDHNIKGLQRWFRDVDVADGLDSAGKNFAKAAGEHGSGVCEQIGRFYAKAWLASDFGRYVPTLFCFKIVQNVALMDAGYDWSHAGTHWPDISVEDRLDKATVWASQPETAHWHRRVGSTYLTLGMHASALKHYDAALKLDNNSVETSGRIAFCLYQDRRYGTALDQALECAAIEERNIESGALQGPALRKSKWRLYKDCFLIAQCAYRMDKVDIAHKYFRKAIENAEAASLEDDEFLQPETGYFEVLASEGLHGEVMELAEEMARHLTKTKHGQNRFVDLLLERYFSLLVMDWLPRAAAKTGKGEFLLSALELAIEVADVQLRETLVVLHLRLAHGTTFQYGRDIDNAIAVLEQIALQEYRPRGSITTRQAYAVAFQKLAALYKQKIIDVGLASEAAQGWVKKMEAVKSKQDRHHNFNMPADMLGSDVNAASIYLACFYRLLGRASEARELLRGLIQDGLDLLSDSEPGNDVYALDNLLRVFIAAGEVSNAIALARSMRKVNPEASFSTISESPEERRGAPKLPDIQSYDRSCFQCFNNVASGEEFAVCRYCMESYCTRCLDKVIQAPGNKTGETGSGGGGGGGDGVAAKVVCRSDHEWFTVPPLNRLLHTGEIMLEDGRVYGFEEWKDEVRKAWDLA, from the exons CGGCACACAATGTGTCGGCAACATACGATGCTATAGTCGAGCTGTTTGAGCAGCTGAAG GACTTTACGCCTCGCCTCGAGGTCTATGTCAAGCACCACATGTCGCCGGGCTTGTACCAGAAACTAGCCTCCATCCTCGCGACGTTGTTCGAGGTGCTCATCCTTGCATCAAAGGAGATCCGGGGCGGTCGCGTTAGGGCGTACTTTAAGCGGCTCATCAGCATCAAGAGCCCTGTGCAGCCCGCTCTccagaagctcaaggacTTGACGGtgggggagcagcagcacgtcgtGGCCGAAACGTACGGTGGCGTGTCGCAGCTCAACACAAAGGCCGACCTCATCGACAGCACCGTTGCCCAGGTCAGCCAGAACGTGCAGAGCATGCGCCTGGAGCAGCGGGAATGGCGCAacgtggcggccggcgagaagctgcgACGGATCCTGGCGCCGTCTCCGTTCCCAGAGGATTTCTACAACGCGTTCAAAAAGTCAAGCGTACCTGGCACCGGCGATTGGATCACCCAGGACGAGCGTGTGGCTGCGTGGTTTTCGGGCGAGACGCCGTATCTCTGGATCTCTGGCAATCCGG GAACTGGCAAGTCGTATCTGACTTCGCGGATCGTTACGTGGAAAAAGGAAAACCTGGACGAGCATGCCAGTGTGGGATACTTCTTCTTTCGCTCAAGCACCCCCGAGACGAGGTCAGTGGTGCAGGCTCTTCGAGACGTCGCCTACCAGCTTAGCGAGAGCGATGGATTCTATGCCAAGGATCTCATACGGCGACTGCACAGCAGAGACGATGTCAAGACGGTGTCCAGCGCGTTTCGGCAGCTGTTCCCTGCGGGGACGGGACAGGAGACGGGAAGAAGGCGCTACATCTTTTTTGACGGCATCGATGAAGCCGAGGAAGCGGACATTGAGGAGCTGCTATCTGTTTTGGCACCAAGTGAAGATTCACAGCAGCCATCATCGACCCCTCAGTTCCAATTTGCGCTCGTGGGGAGGTCGCACTTGTCCGACAAGGTCACGGTCGCGCTGGACCCTCCCGTCCCCGGCCAGACCTTGACTATGGTACAGGTGTCGCCAGACCGCAGCGCCAGAGACGTCAGCGCGTATATATACGACAGCATCCTACACTCGAGGGTTCTCAGCCGCACTAGCGCCGACTTCAAGAAGACAGTCGCCGAGGCAGTGGAGAGGCAGGCGGACGGgctcttcatcgtcgccaaGTTTATGCTCGAGGACGTGAACCGCAAGCGACACCAGAGCTCGATTCTGGAGAGCCTCCGGTCGTACCCGAAGGAGCTCGATGGTGTCCTGCAAAAGACACTAGACAACCTCGTCAAGGCGATATCCAAAGAGGAGGCGCGAGACCTCAACGAGATGCTCAGATGGGTCACTTgcgccgaggaggtgctGACCttggagcagctcgaggcgggccTGATCATGGCATTTGGGGACCCGCCGCTGTTTCTCGAGGAATCGATTCGTCGGCAGTACGCGTGCTTCTTTGAGCTCGAGCGTGAAGACGGTCTGACAACGGACGACCTTATCAAGGACTACGACAGGGCACGACGGGACCCGAGCCGAGATCTCAgtccggcgcggcgcatcaGCCCAGGCAGGAGCCTTAGCATCGGAGAGAACGGAGGCATCGAGCGTCGTCTCAGTCCTGCAGGACGAGGCAGTCCGAGCAGGCGCTCAAGCCCGGCCAGCGGACGGTTCAGCCCACGAcaagccagcccagcgcaTGGCTCCGATATCCTCGATTCGGCAAGCGACGTGGAGTTCCGGTCCAACAAGTACCTGACCAGAGTGACCTTCTTCCACACCTCCGTCCGCGAGTTCTTCCGGAGCGGCAGGTTCTCCAAGTCGatgcgcgagacgggcgccgcAATCGGCTTCGACATCAACGAAGCCCGCATCCACATTCTCCGCGCGTGCCTGAGGGTCTTTATCGACAGGGAGTGGTTCGAGAGGCTTGATCTGGGCCAGGGCATGGCCGCGATGAAGCAGTACGCGGCGTGGTACTGGCAGGAACACGTCGCGGCCATCGATCCAGCGGATGTATCGAGCCAACACAAGCGTGAGCTCGGCCCGCAGCTGTACAGGATGCTCACCGACGAAAACGTCGTCTTTGACTGGAGCATCGTGTACGAGAAGAACGACGAGGGGCTCGAGGTCCTGACGGATCACAACATCAAGGGCCTGCAGCGGTGGTTCAgagacgtcgacgtcgccgacggacTCGACTCTGCGGGCAAGAATTTCGCCAAAGCCGCGGGCGAGCACGGCTCTGGCGTCTGTGAGCAAATCGGCCGGTTCTACGCCAAGGCATGGCTGGCCAGCGACTTTGGGCGCTACGTGCCGACGCTCTTCTGCTTCAAGATTGTGCAAAACGTGGCCCTCATGGACGCCGGTTACGACTGGTCGCATGCCGGCACACACTGGCCCGACATCTCCGTCGAGGATCGTCTCGACAAGGCGACTGTCTGGGCGTCGCAGCCAGAGACGGCGCATTGGCACCGCCGAGTCGGGAGCACGTACCTGACGCTCGGGATGCACGCGTCCGCCCTCAAGCACTACGATGCCGCGCTCAAGCTGGATAACAACAGCGTCGAGACGTCGGGACGCATCGCCTTTTGCCTGTACCAAGACCGGCGGTACGGCACCGCGCTGGACCAGGCTCTCGAgtgcgccgccatcgaggagcgCAACATCGAGAGCGGCGCGCTGCAGGGCCCGGCCTTGAGGAAGAGCAAGTGGCGGCTGTACAAGGACTGCTTCCTGATCGCGCAGTGCGCGTACCGCATGGACAAGGTGGACATTGCGCACAAGTACTTTCGCAAGGCGATTGAgaacgccgaggccgcgtcgctcgaggacgacgagttcCTGCAGCCCGAGACGGGCTACTTCGAGGTGCTCGCCTCGGAGGGCCTGCACGGCGAGGTGAtggagctcgccgaggagatggCCCGGCACCTGACCAAGACGAAGCACGGGCAGAACCGCTTCGTggacctgctgctggagaGGTACTTTTCGCTGCTCGTCATGGACTGGctgccgcgcgcggcggccaagacgggcaagggcgAGTTTCTGCTGAGCGCGCTGGAGCTCGCcatcgaggtcgccgacgtccAGCTGCGGGAGACGCTCGTGGTGCTGCACCTGCGGCTCGCGCACGGCACGACGTTTCAGTACGGCCGGGACATTGACAACGCCATTGCCGTGCTCGAGCAAATTGCGCTGCAAGAGTATCGCCCCCGCGGGAGCATCACGACGCGGCAGGCGtacgccgtcgccttccagaagctggcggcgctgtacAAGCAAAAGATCATCGACGTAGGCCTggcgtcggaggcggcccaggggtgggtgaagaagatggaggcGGTCAAGAGCAAGCAGGACCGGCACCACAACTTCAACATGCCGGCCGACATGCTCGGGTCCGACGTGAACGCGGCGTCCATCTACCTGGCGTGCTTCTACCGGCTGCTGGGACGGGCGTCGGAGGCCCGGGAGCTCCTGAGGGGGCTCATCCAGGACGGCCTGGACCTCCTGTCGGACAGCGAGCCGGGCAACGACGTCTACGCGCTCGACAACCTGCTCCgcgtcttcatcgccgcgggGGAGGTGTCCAACGCCATCGCGCTGGCGCGCTCGATGCGCAAGGTCAACCCCGAGGCGTCGTTTAGCACCATCAGCGAGTcgcccgaggagcgccgcggcgcgcccaaGCTGCCCGACATCCAGTCGTACGACCGCAGCTGCTTCCAGTGCTTCAACAACGTGGCGTCGGGCGAGGAGTTTGCCGTGTGCCGGTACTGCATGGAGAGCTACTGCACGCGCTGCCTGGACAAGGTGATTCAGGCGCCGGGcaacaagacgggcgagacgggcagtggtggtggtggtggtggtggtgatggtgttgcaGCCAAGGTGGTGTGCCGGAGCGATCACGAGTGGTTCaccgtgccgccgctgaaCCGCCTGCTGCACACGGGAGAGATTATGCTCGAGGACGGGCGCGTCTATGGGTTCGAGGAGTGGAAGGACGAGGTGAGGAAGGCGTGGGACTTGGCGTGA